DNA sequence from the Lycium barbarum isolate Lr01 chromosome 5, ASM1917538v2, whole genome shotgun sequence genome:
cttaattattcttacggtatgtatataacacctagtaatcctatatcatgattatagttttctgttcttgtgtatcctgtttgtttgattttgatttcaatttatcagttttatgttttattgcttttgagaatatgaattagtgtcaatggaatcgcttctaatattatatcaaaaaaaccgaattgaaaaaatcgaaaccgaaccgaaccgaactttaaaaaaccgaaaccgaaagaaccgaaccgaactagtttgattcggtgttcggtgtccaccttaaaaaaccgaacccgaaatagccaaaccgaagtttgataaaaccgaaccgaaaaaccgaacgcccacccctaatttGAACACTAAAATCGTAATTAAATGTTAATTTAATAGAAAAACACAAACGTTATatcaaattcttgatttaataagttaAATTTATAAAATGCATAAAAACTACTATATAAATAATGTGGCGATGATTGAATCCGATACTTAAAATGTGTTAAATAGAATCTGCATTGCATGATGATTATAACAGAGAAGTATGTTTTCCAAGAAACTTATactattaaaataagatgttacTCTTATTAGAATTTCAATAGAGATTCAGTCAACTGAATAGATGAGTCATATGCATCAAATAACAACAATTGGGAAAAGAAACTTCTCATGAGAAGTCTCCAACTAAAACTGTGTTAAGCAATTATCACAAGTCTACATAGATTTGTTTGTCTATCCCACGACACTTTTTGCTCCTTATTAAGCATTTCGAATTACTATACTTGTTTTGCATCAGAAATCTGCACGGATTTCAAGTCCTCAGATAAagttatttctattttttttttagatttagaCTAGTTGTAATGAGTCGGACAAAATCCATTGTGTGTAAGTAgactatatatgtgtgtgtgagagagagtcAATGAAGTTGAAAAATAAAGTATGACATGATTGATAAATGTGACATCAAATCTTTTTTTGGGGAATAGTTTCTTTAGAGGGTAGTTGGGGGAGACCCTTACAATAGTAAAGAAGGAGAGTATAAGGGAAGGGAAAAAAAGAAGAGCAACAATCCATCTATTTGTTAGGAAAATGGATAAAGTAAGAGGAATCACCATCCCTAAATAATACAGGCATATTcttttttattgttgttttaatgGCACTTTTGCTTCATTAAATAACTCTAATAAGGTTTTTATTTTGTCATTCTCATCACCATTTTTCAAGTTACTCTAGAAGAAAGGGGTTCCCAAATTATATCTTTAAGAATTTGAAGGATAAAGAGGCAACTTACTTCACACTGATACCATTTCCTCCAGCCTCCAATTGGCAAAAACAATGTGTTAAAACTAAGGAATCCAAAACATATGTTCACATTTCTGTCAGCGAAAATTCATAAAACACATTAAGAAATGTAGAGGTCTAAACATATACAAACACCTAATTAGCTAACATAGTAGTATATTATTCAGCAATACAGTGCAACATATCATCAAGATTCAGGTAAAAGCCTGTAATCACATTGTTTCTCTTCTGTTTCAAGAGATAACCTACTGCTCCCATCATTTTCATAAAACCGACAGACGACCAGAAAATAGAAGAAGTTGAGCAAACTCAAAAAAGTAAGTAACCAGAAATAGAAATCCAGGTCACCCCGATTAATATTGCTCGAAAGCCAGCTCATTTTACCTCCAGTTGATGAAAGCCAATCCACCCCCCTCACCAGAACACTTCCAATCAAACCTGACACAGCATTCCCAAGAGAATACATAGCTGATGCCATGCTGGACATGCTTTTGGGTAAAAGAGAGTAGAAAAACTCAATTTGTCCAACTACATGGGCAGCCTCAGCCACTCCGAGTAACGCATACTGTGGCACAAACCACATAGCAGACATGTTCACTAAAGCACTTGGATCATCCTCATGCCCTTCCTCTATTGCCCTTTGTCGTCTTATGCTTTCTGTTATTGCTGACAATGCCATAGACATACAGGAGACTATTAGGCCAATCCCCATTCGGATTACAGGAGTTAGCCCTCTTGGCTGTCCAGTATATTTTGATAGCAAAGGGACCAAAAGACGATCATAGAAGATAATCCAGACTGTTAAAGCAATAACCAGGAACACACTGAACGATGCTGCTGGTACTTTGAGTCGAGGGAAGATATGTCTATCCATCGTCCTtgtttgaagtacagaaaatgagaaCTGATTCATGGCCACAAAGATCATAAAACCAGTGGACCACATGGGAAGTACTCTAAAAAGAGCCTTCAGTGATTCAACTTGTCCCAAACTGCAGAGATTCCATGGATTTGAAGCTGATCCATCAGGATTCAAATCTCTTTGAGGATCTTGAATCATACAAGCTCTGTTTAGGCACCTGTAACGTATAGTAATATCTTACGCTAATGAACTGAAATATATTATATAGCACTGGAAAAGGTGAAAGAGTAGCGACAAGAACTTGTAGCTACAGTTCTGTGATTAACAGATCATAAACTTTCAAATCATATCAGATTGTTTTACTCAAAGTGCATGTCATATTGACAATCTCAGTGCCATTGAAGAAAAGATGGAGGCACTGACCTGAAGTCATTCGATGGTGCCAAGAGCTCTGATTCGAGTGGCCAATGATAATAGTTATCACAATCAGTTGATGGAAGGCTGGTCTTTCTTTTCCTAAAAGCTGCTACAACTACTTGAAGCAATCCTAGGAGCAAGCTTTCTTTAGCTTTCACTTTGGTATAAAGAGGAGACCCCATTAGGAGCATTGAGACAGACAGAAACATGAGGATAACAGGGATACCAAATCCAACTTGCCAACCATAACGATCTTGTATATAAACGATTATGCTGACTGCAAGAATGGTTGAAATCCCTGTGCTAGCATAGTACCAGTTGAAATAGCTATCAATAAGCCTCTGGTTCTCAGGGTTCTCTTTTTTGTCCAATTGATCGGCACCAAATATTATAGAACAAGGTCTAACAAAACCAGTTCCAAGGGACATAAATCCAAAAGATGAAAAAAGAACAGCAAGCTGGAGTGCTGTCGTTCCATTACAAGCATGTTGGAACTGATAGCAAAGTGAAGATTTGAGTTGTGGAATCATGGCAGTGAGCCAAAGAATAATCATTCCCTGTTGCAGAAGAATGTTAAAACTCAATTATCTTTAACATTATCTTCCCTTTTATTAGTCAAGCACCAAGGTAATTGAGTTTTATGAGAACTCAAGCAGCAGTTACTCACAGCAGAAAGCTAAGGATACAATGCATTAGAATGTTGAAGAGATGAACTTAGAAGCAAATCACATTACCTTGAATGCTAACTGAATGATTATACCAATGCAGATTTAGTTTAGCAAAGAGAAGAAACTGGACTGAGATATTTGTTTCTCCTACAATGACAAACTTTCTGCTAGATGGG
Encoded proteins:
- the LOC132642690 gene encoding protein NRT1/ PTR FAMILY 1.2-like encodes the protein MGTKTEVEENPRKGGLRTMPFIIVNESFERVASYGLQPNMIIYLMTFYHMSAATGAIIVGIWSALSNGLAIVGAFVSDSYLGRFRAVAFGSISTLIGMIILWLTAMIPQLKSSLCYQFQHACNGTTALQLAVLFSSFGFMSLGTGFVRPCSIIFGADQLDKKENPENQRLIDSYFNWYYASTGISTILAVSIIVYIQDRYGWQVGFGIPVILMFLSVSMLLMGSPLYTKVKAKESLLLGLLQVVVAAFRKRKTSLPSTDCDNYYHWPLESELLAPSNDFRCLNRACMIQDPQRDLNPDGSASNPWNLCSLGQVESLKALFRVLPMWSTGFMIFVAMNQFSFSVLQTRTMDRHIFPRLKVPAASFSVFLVIALTVWIIFYDRLLVPLLSKYTGQPRGLTPVIRMGIGLIVSCMSMALSAITESIRRQRAIEEGHEDDPSALVNMSAMWFVPQYALLGVAEAAHVVGQIEFFYSLLPKSMSSMASAMYSLGNAVSGLIGSVLVRGVDWLSSTGGKMSWLSSNINRGDLDFYFWLLTFLSLLNFFYFLVVCRFYENDGSSRLSLETEEKQCDYRLLPES